In Tachysurus vachellii isolate PV-2020 chromosome 1, HZAU_Pvac_v1, whole genome shotgun sequence, a genomic segment contains:
- the rpl13 gene encoding large ribosomal subunit protein eL13: MAPSRNGMILNPHFHKDWQKRVRTWFNQPARKLRRRKARQAKARRIAPRPVAGPLRPIVRCPTIRYHNKVRAGRGFTLEELKAAGINKRVARTIGIAVDPRRRNRSAESLHSNVQRLKVYRSKLILFPRKPSAPKKGDSTAEEVKMATQLTGTVMPIKNVHKKEKARMITEEEKKFKAFACLRMARANARLFGIRAKRAKEAAEQDVEKKK; encoded by the exons ATGGCCCCCAGCAGGAATGGTATGATCCTGAACCCTCACTTCCATAAAGACTGGCAGAAGAGAGTTCGTACCTGGTTTAATCAGCCAGCCAGGAAACTCCGCAG GCGTAAGGCTCGTCAGGCCAAAGCTCGCCGCATCGCCCCTCGCCCAGTCGCCGGACCTCTCAGGCCCATCGTCAGGTGTCCCACCATCCGCTATCACAACAAGGTCCGAGCCGGCCGGGGCTTCACCCTGGAAGagctgaag GCTGCAGGCATCAACAAGAGAGTGGCTCGCACCATCGGCATCGCCGTCGACCCTCGCCGCCGCAACAGATCCGCAGAGTCCCTGCACTCCAACGTCCAGAGGCTGAAGGTGTATCGCTCCAAACTCATCCTCTTCCCCAGAAAGCCTTCTGCACCCAAGAAGGGCGACAGCACC GCGGAGGAGGTCAAGATGGCGACGCAGCTCACCGGAACGGTCATGCCCATTAAGAAC GTCCATAAGAAGGAGAAGGCCCGCATGATCACCGAGGAAGAGAAGAAGTTCAAGGCTTTCGCCTGTCTGCGCATGGCTCGTGCCAACGCCCGTCTGTTTGGCATCCGCGCCAAGAGGGCAAAGGAGGCTGCCGAGCAGGACGTGGAGAAGAAGAAATAG
- the LOC132847478 gene encoding protein asteroid homolog 1-like, which translates to MGVKRLHRYIESNSDFLKPHCFRESKLIIDGSSLYYSLYFRSHGDQAHGGDYDDFEKIVTLFFRNLRMCDIEPYVVLDGGDDISGKKFDTLKTRCHERIRKANAVSRGCSGEILPILTKHVFKQILRKLGIPFIQCLAEADWEAAALASEWNCPVLSNDSDFYIFNIESGFLPIDHFQWRKVSKLRHNSKNFIPTRSYRVLNLCAAFNRMNKYNLSLFAVILGNDYTKLDNSAFPNFSKFSTRPGATAQVDGVLVWLSQFPGPKEAIAALLSPLGKNRKSDSIQLAINQGMAEYRLRPSSIGQFFMSGEPQSVPPGPLQNLPAWTLKPLAEGKLDSTIIEVVTLQRVMLNPQVEDFELSSSSETSRLIRQVMYGILLCTRLQKVKKDSRSSGDEQQTDVEEYSRQEMTVTSSMVPAVLPRGVVTHLDSLWEMPQQLRLQVMLEALGVSLISDSLHVPEALQLAVYVTCFWLKHATPEPRAEMFWALLTSLAYGHVSRDQAEDSEPVILRFRKLKSQKLLDLGLAHALCQWQSCLKDSFCLNQLLNHPVPEPELARLYCGTLVHGITHELKRGIEPESFFAGAPVAIRLYQILQTAVEHELDDDLLMRMRMRKRPSESQAVVDQLSQEFKHLMDEDEVEDENLQLSHEKQNQTQETKNQV; encoded by the exons ATGGGAGTTAAGAGACTTCACAGGTACATCGAGAGCAACAGTGATTTCCTGAAGCCGCACTGCTTTAGAGAAAGCAAACTCATCATCGATGGATCCAGTTTGTACTACAGTCTGTACTTCAGGTCACACGGGGACCAAGCACACGGTGGAGATTACGATGACTTTGAGAAAATCGTTACGCTGTTTTTCAGAAATCTCAGAATGTGTGATATTGAGCCCTACGTGGTGCTCGATGGAGGGGACGACATCAGTGGCAAAAAATTTGACACCCTGAAGACAAGATGCCATGAAAGGATCAGAAAAGCCAATGCCGTGTCCAGGGGCTGTTCAGGAGAAATACTACCCATTTTGACCAAACATGTCTTCAAGCAGATCCTCCGAAAACTAGGAATTCCCTTTATTCAGTGTCTGGCAGAGGCGGATTGGGAAGCAGCCGCGCTGGCCAGCGAGTGGAACTGTCCTGTTCTGTCCAACGACAGCGATTTCTACATCTTCAACATCGAGAGTGGATTTTTGCCCATTGATCATTTCCAGTGGAGGAAAGTGAGCAAGCTAAGACACAATAGTAAAAATTTCATCCCTACCAGGTCGTACCGTGTTCTAAATCTCTGTGCTGCTTTTAACCGcatgaataaatataatcttTCACTTTTTGCCGTCATTCTGGGAAACGACTACACCAAACTGGACAATAGTGCTTTTCCAAACTTCTCAAAGTTCTCAACTAGACCTGGAGCAACAGCCCAGGTCGATGGCGTACTCGTGTGGTTGTCACAGTTCCCCGGGCCGAAAGAAGCCATCGCTGCTCTCCTCAGCCCCCTGGGGAAGAACAGGAAATCAGACAGCATTCAATTAGCAATAAATCAGGGGATGGCAGAGTACAGACTCCGACCCAGCTCCATTGGTCAGTTCTTCATGAGCGGAGAACCTCAGAGCGTTCCTCCAGGCCCTTTACAGAATCTTCCAGCCTGGACTCTAAAACCTCTGGCAGAAGGCAAGCTGGATTCCACCATCATTGAAGTCGTGACACTGCAGAGGGTCATGCTGAACCCCCAGGTGGAGGACTTTGAGCTGAGCAGCAGCAGCGAGACGTCTCGTCTGATTCGACAGGTGATGTACGGCATACTGCTGTGTACCAGGTTGCAGAAGGTGAAGAAAGACAGCAGATCTTCTGGAGACGAACAGCAGACTGATGTGGAGGAATACAGCAGGCAGGAGATGACGGTGACCAGCTCCATGGTTCCAGCTGTTCTACCCAGAGGTGTAGTGACACACCTGGACTCACTGTGGGAG ATGCCGCAGCAGTTGCGTCTGCAGGTCATGTTGGAGGCTCTTGGCGTGTCTCTGATCTCTGATTCACTCCATGTCCCTGAAGCTCTGCAGCTCGCTGTGTACGTCACATGTTTCTGGCTAAAACATGCGACGCCTGAGCCGAGAGCAGAAATGTTCTGGGCTTTACTGACCAGCTTGGCCTACGGACACGTGAGCAGAGATCAGGCTGAGG ACAGTGAACCAGTTATTTTGAGGTTTAGGAAGCTAAAGAGTCAGAAGCTGCTGGATCTGGGGTTAGCTCACGCTTTGTGTCAGTGGCAGTCCTGTCTAAAGGACAGCTTCTGTCTGAACCAGCTGCTGAATCATCCAGTGCCGGAGCCGGAGTTAGCAAG gttGTATTGTGGCACTTTGGTGCACGGTATAACCCACGAGCTGAAAAGAGGTATCGAGCCCGAGTCTTTCTTCGCCGGAGCCCCAGTCGCCATCAGGCTTTACCAAATTCTGCAAACTGCAGTAGAACATGAGCTGGATGACGACTtgctgatgaggatgaggatgaggaagaggccAAGTGAGAGCCAGGCAGTGGTGGACCAACTAAGCCAAGAGTTTAAACATCTGATGGATGAGGACGAGGTTGAAGATGAAAACCTGCAGCTTTCGCacgaaaaacaaaaccaaacgcAAGAAACCAAAAACCAAGTCTAA
- the gcshb gene encoding glycine cleavage system protein H (aminomethyl carrier), b, with amino-acid sequence MAICATLRSFSSNFSLVFPTLCRSVGLQGLKRTNRETSRTFCTTSWISAALRFTDKHEWVRADGDVGTVGISAYAQEALGDVVYCGLPEVGTQLQVMDEFGVLESVKAASELFSPLSGKVTEINTELTETPGLVNSSCYERGWLIKMTIINPAELEALMDEAAYEKYIKSLE; translated from the exons ATGGCGATTTGCGCGACGCTCCGGAGCTTCAGCTCCAACTTTTCTCTGGTTTTTCCCACTTTGTGTAGATCTGTGGGGCTGCAGGGACTGAAGAGGACGAACAGGGAGACTTCACGGACATTCTGCACCACATCCTGGATTTCTGCAG cTCTCAGGTTTACAGACAAACACGAGTGGGTCCGAGCAGACGGGGACGTCGGTACGGTCGGCATCAGCGCTTACGCTCAG GAAGCTTTAGGTGACGTGGTGTACTGCGGACTGCCGGAGGTGGGAACACAGCTTCAGGTGATGG ATGAATTCGGTGTTTTAGAAAGTGTGAAGGCTGCAAGTGAGCTGTTCTCACCTCTGAGTGGAAAAGTCACAGAAATCAACACAGAACTGACTGAGACTCCTGGACTAGTCAATTCATCCTGCTACGAgcgtg GATGGTTGATAAAGATGACGATAATAAACCCTGCAGAACTGGAAGCCCTTATGGATGAAGCTGCCTATGAAAAATACATCAAGTCTCTGGAGTAG